AAAACTCAGTAAAAGAATTAAAATCACTTAATTATGCCATGGAAAATACGCTGCTTTATTGCCGTATTGCTCCCGATGGTTCAATTATTCATGTTGGCGAAAAATTTGCCAAACTTTTAAACTACACCAAGTTTTTATCGAATAAAAAATTCTCAGAAATTTTAACGACCGACGAAAAAGAACAACTTAATATTGACCGAATAATATTTGAAAAACAGCGCAGCGGCTGGCAAGGCGAAATCAAAATCACTAATAAAGAAACACAAACAATTTGGCTTGATCTGTCAATGGTTCCGGTAATGATCAAAAAAGAAGAACTGGAGCTTTTAATTGTTTGTTTTGACATTACAGAACGTAAAAAAGCGCAACGCGAAGTCGAGCGCTTAAACATTGAAAACAGCAACGAAAAAATCAATCAGCAAAAGATTATTTCGAGTAAAATAGTAGAAAATCAGGAAAACGAACAAAACCGAATCGCCAAAGAAATTCACGACGGAATTGGTCAAATGCTTACCGGATTAAAGTTTAGTCTGGAAAGTATTAATCTCGATGATAAAGAAAAAGCGGCTCAAAAAATTGAGTACCTTAAAAAATTATCCCTAGATATTATCAAAGGTGTCCGCACGGCAACTTTCAATTTAATGCCTCCGGAATTAAGCGATCACGGAATTGTTTCTTCACTTGCAAAACTCACACAGGAACTTTCAAAACTTACCGGAAAAGAAATTCTGTTTTACAACAAAACCGATTTTAACCAACGTTTAGATTCTTTAATCGAAATCAATATATATCGTCTCACGCAAGAAGCGATCAATAATGCCATAAAATATGCCGAGTCATCGCATATTATTGTACAACTTTCGCACAGCGAAACACTTCTAAGCATCATTGTTGATGATAACGGAAAAGGTTTTGATATAAATTCGGTCGACAAAAAACGCAACAGCGAATCCGGAATGGGATTATTGTTTATGAAAGAAAGAATTCAATACATCAACGGACGCGTTTTTATTAAATCAATTCCTGGTGAAGGAACGAGAATTACTTTTAATATTCCGATTCTTAAATGAGAGAATGTGGCAATTTGATAATTAGATAATTACTTAAAAAGCATTATCAAATTATCTCATTATCTAATTATCTAATTATCTAATTTATCAGGGCGAGACAGCATTAGAAAAAGGGGCTAAAACATACTTTGTCTACATCAGCCCCTTTCCCTAATGCTGTCGGGCTGTCTGCGCTACTTCGGTAGCTAGCTCCCATCCCTCTCGCGGGCAAACGTTTTCAGAAGATAATTTATGATTATCCAATTACTAAGCACATTCTTATCATCTCGACGAAGGAGAGATCTCCGCAAGTAGCTCTACAAAGATTGGCGATTTTGATTGAGGAGTTTCTTGCGGAGATTTCTCGTGCCTCGAAATGACAAAATCATACAATATCTCACTTCAAAAAGAACCTAGACAAAAGTCTACAACAAATTATCTAATTTTCTAATTGACGAATTTTCTAATTTACCACATTTTCTAATTATCTAATTGGCACATTCTCTAATTGACAAATTATCTAATTATAAAATACAAAAATTACGTATCTTAGCATCTTCTTTTAGATGAATATACGTAAAAATTGAGAATTAAAAATAAGTAAATCATGAGCAATAATATTCGAGTAGTTCTGGCAGATGACCATGTATTTGTACGAGACGGAATAAAATCTTTACTGGAAAACGAAGCAAACATAGAGGTTGTAGGCGAAGCTATTGATGGAACCGATGCTCTTGAAGTAGTTGCAGCCAGTAAACCTGATTTACTTATAGTAGATATTCGTATGCCAAACCTAACAGGCATTGAGGTAGTAGAAAAACTTAGAAGCGAAAGTAATAATGTAAAAATCATTATGCTTTCAATGCATGAATCTGAAGAATACGTATTGAA
The sequence above is drawn from the uncultured Flavobacterium sp. genome and encodes:
- a CDS encoding ATP-binding protein, whose product is MKKSNQEAADKITFKNLRRLYFFALLTIAITIILSQVLVQYNLNQQLSDSKIINISGKQRMLSQKIVKEVLILHYVSDKVSPKQISHLKDVLSLWKTAQNALENGSDSLAFPKEKSETLRKLYLQINPSFSTIVETTDLFLLNLEQKNNTAKNQKLVQIILENEGIFLSKMNQIVSQYDLEAHEKVTLQRKIEYWIFAFTLFVLLLEFFFIFKPTNKKIEKLIAKLLTSEKKALKLAYDTEIISEIKENSVKELKSLNYAMENTLLYCRIAPDGSIIHVGEKFAKLLNYTKFLSNKKFSEILTTDEKEQLNIDRIIFEKQRSGWQGEIKITNKETQTIWLDLSMVPVMIKKEELELLIVCFDITERKKAQREVERLNIENSNEKINQQKIISSKIVENQENEQNRIAKEIHDGIGQMLTGLKFSLESINLDDKEKAAQKIEYLKKLSLDIIKGVRTATFNLMPPELSDHGIVSSLAKLTQELSKLTGKEILFYNKTDFNQRLDSLIEINIYRLTQEAINNAIKYAESSHIIVQLSHSETLLSIIVDDNGKGFDINSVDKKRNSESGMGLLFMKERIQYINGRVFIKSIPGEGTRITFNIPILK